The DNA sequence TCGAAGATGAAAACGGAAAGGTCGTTTGGTCGGGTATCCACACCTATGGAGACACCGTTCATATTTTCGTGGAGCGAAGCGCTTATAACGGCATCTTTTTGCCCGGCTACAAAGAGTGGAAACCCGAATATGTGGCTCCACCCACGGGTCTTAAGTACATTGACCACATGGTGGGCAATGTCGGCTGGAACGAAATGAATACCTGGGTCGAATTCTACGCCAAGGTGATGGGCTTTGCTCAGTTGGTCTCGTTCGACGACAAAGACATTTCTACGGACTACACGGCCCTTATGAGCAAGGTGATGACCAACGGAAATGGCCGTATCAAGTTCCCAATCAACGAGCCGGCCGAGGGAAAGAAAAAATCTCAGGTCGAAGAGTACCTCGATTTCTACAATGGAGCGGGAGTGCAGCACATTGCGATGGCCACAGATAACATCATCGAAACCGTAACCGCCATGCGCGACCGCGGAGTTGAATTCCTTCGCGTACCGGCGACCTACTACGATACGGTTTTGGATCGCGTTGGCGAGATCGACGAAGACCTGGAACCTCTAAAAGAACTCGGGATCCTGATCGATCGCGACGACGAAGGCTATTTGTTGCAACTTTTTACCAAGCCGGTGAGTGACCGCCCAACGTTGTTCTTCGAGATCATTCAGCGCAAAGGAGCCAAGAGTTTCGGTAAAGGAAACTTCAAGGCCCTTTTTGAGGCGATCGAACGCGAGCAAGAAGTGCGGGGAACACTCTGAGAGTTCTTAGTTTTGAATTCTTAGTTCTTAGTTGGGTCTGTCCGATCGTGGGTACACGTAGTGAGGGTTGGTGTACGTGAGCTTTTCAACTCCGGCGTAGCCAGAATACACTTGCCGCAGGCAATTACACTTCGAATATCGAAACCAACTGCCTGAGGCAATAAGCACATCCTCGCGCCAGCGAATACCCCCCGACATCCAGGGATCGGTTTTCAATGGACACATTTGCTACCTTGGGCGTTTAACTCAATGCGTTATGATCAAAAGACTGTTCATTGCTGCTACCGCAGCTGTATTGTTTTGCTGTTCTCCGCCTAGCGGCGAGATGCGCGACTCCGCCGACACTACAGAACTTTCCGACGAGGCAGCCGTAAATCACCGCTATTCACTGCATCAGATGGCCATTTTTGCCCCTGAGTAACCCATAAAAATTCGATGAAAGGCCTTTATGGTCACTATTAGAGAGAGAAAAGCGAAACCCCAGAAAAAGGATTGCCAAGACTTTGTGTAGCCGTAGTATATAGCGAAGGACCAAAGAAAGATGGCTGTTACAATAAACAGGCGATTGAGGACGATAGAAGGGACGACGCGATAATTTTTAAAACCAAGCCTAAACAGAATTGCCCCGAAACCCGAAAAGACGGCCAATGAATTGCTATAAGTCAAGCCCTTTGAGCCGTAGATTAGTATTGCTCCCACTACGACGAGAATTAGTGCGAAAACAATGTCCTTATAAAGCGTATTCATACCACCTCTATGTTTTGGCAAATAATTAAATGTTGAAGTTACCATAAAAGTAACAATTGCGCTAGTATTTGGATGCGCTGTAGTTATGTACCACTCTATGAGTAGATCACATTTCGCTGACCATATGCAACGGCGCATACTTTTATTCAGTATTGAATAACCATTAATTGTTATGCATATTATCTTGGATTTGGCAATAGCTATCCATCAACCTCTGAAGAACCAAGAGAGTATGTTTTGAAGATTGATGACTTTATATAGCTAATCAACTGGTTCTCGAGGCTGACTATTGGCTAGAAAAAAATGTTTTGGGCAGCTGTAATTTCCAGTATAAATCACTAATTTAATTTAACATGAAAAAAATTATTTTGCTCATACTTCTGGGATCCTTTGCTTTCCCAATTAATGCGAAAGAAGTAAAAAAGATCTTCCGTGGGTCGGATGACGGTATTCACTATGACTACATAAAGTATACAAACTCGTCTTGCTGTGATGTATACCGTTGTATTGATGCCGGGGAAACCGACTGTGCGTGGGATTGGAATAGCCCTGCAATCATTCTTGACAATGGCTCAATTGATGGTGGAGATCTACACAATTTCATTATCGCCCAACTAGACAATGGCAATATGTCCGGCGTAGCCAATTTTGGAGGGTTTTGGGTAAAATGGAAATTTGTAGTCAACACGAATGATGAGTATAACGGCCAATACATCATTGCCGATACCTATGCAGAAATGGTTGATTCCCAATGGGAAAATTAATATTCATAAAAACAAATACTGAAATGAAAAAATTTCTTTTACTGACGTTCGCAGTCGTATTTTCTTTGGGAGCCTTCGCAGACATTATCGTGAAGGTTACCAAATCTGGCTCAAATGATGGGGTTCATTATGAGCGTATTAAGGAGTTTTCATCCGATACCCACTATACACTGAGCTGCTTGAACCCTGGCCCACAAACCTGTCCGCCAGTAGGCATAGTGACTGCCGGTGGAGCCATTATATTCATTGAAAATGAGATCGCCAATGGAGAAACTGGAGGTGTTTTTTTTCATAACGGGCAGTATTGGGTTAAATGGATTGGTCAAGAAAACCCTTCGACTGGACAGTATGAATATCAAATGATAGCAGCAGAAACAGAAGCTGAATTGGAGAACGAACCATTCACAATAAGTTTTTAATTATGAAGCGACTTTTTTTAATTATTTCAATGTTATTCTTCCTGGCGGGCTATTCAGAGAAGCTTGTAGTCAAGAAGGATAAGGAAAGAAAGAATAATAAATATGACTACGTTCATATGACATTTAACCAGACTCAACAAACCTTCTTGATTATTTGCAATAATCGGGGGCATACTCAGTGCTTGGACGATTTGGCCAATGGACAGTCATGGACGATGGATGATGGCGGAACTGTTGATGTACCGGCTTTAGACAGCTGGATCGAGACTAAGATATCTGGTGGAGATTTGACTGGTATTGTCGGGTGGGGTGAATATTGGGTGAAATGGAAATCTGACGATACAGATGGAACTAACACCCAGTTCCAGCTCCATGACACTTACGAAGAAATGATGGATTCCCCATGAAGGCTTCCCATAAAACAGTAACGGTTAAATAATGAAAATCGTTAATTTAGAAAAGAAGGAAGCAAAATGAAAAAG is a window from the Flavobacteriales bacterium genome containing:
- the hppD gene encoding 4-hydroxyphenylpyruvate dioxygenase, producing the protein MATDTTSLALEKVFPDAEDFLPLNGTDYVELYVGNAKQAAHYYQHAYGFQPVAYGGLETGLKDRASYVLGQDKIRLVLTTPLAQGGPINEHLSKHGDGVKVVALWVDDATKSWETTTARGAKSYMKPNTIEDENGKVVWSGIHTYGDTVHIFVERSAYNGIFLPGYKEWKPEYVAPPTGLKYIDHMVGNVGWNEMNTWVEFYAKVMGFAQLVSFDDKDISTDYTALMSKVMTNGNGRIKFPINEPAEGKKKSQVEEYLDFYNGAGVQHIAMATDNIIETVTAMRDRGVEFLRVPATYYDTVLDRVGEIDEDLEPLKELGILIDRDDEGYLLQLFTKPVSDRPTLFFEIIQRKGAKSFGKGNFKALFEAIEREQEVRGTL